Genomic DNA from Candidatus Binatia bacterium:
CGGCGATCTCCTCTGGGGCGTCAACGGCTCCATCTCGCTCGTGGTTGTCGCGCTCCTCTCGCCGGTGCTGGGCGCCGCCGCCGATCTGTCCGGCAAAAGAAAAACGTTCCTGGTGATCTCCGCGTTCCTCTGCATATTTCTCACGGCGCAGCTCGCCTGGGTGGGAAGCGGCATGATTTTTTGGGGTATGGCGGTCTTCATCGGCGCCAACATCGCCTACCAGACCGGCCAGGTTTTCTACAACGCCTTTCTTCCGGATCTGGCGCCGCCGGAGGAAGTGGGGCGGCTCTCCGGCTACGGCTGGGCCGCGGCGTACGCCGGCGGCATCGCCATGCTGCTTCTCTCCATTCCCTTTCTAAAAAGCGGCGCGCCGGAAAACGCGCGGCTGGTTTTTCTTCTGACCGCCTCGTTCTATCTCTTGTTTTCTCTGCCGGCGTTTCTATTTTTACCGTCACGCGCGAAGCAGGCCGGTGCGGCGCAAACTCCGGCGGCGCTTTTTTCCGCCGGCCTCAAGCAAGTCAAAAAGACATTGAGCCGGTTGGGCGAGTACCGGCAGCTCACGCGCTTCCTGCTCGCTTACTTTGTCTATATGGAAGGCGTTTCCACCATCAGCTTCTACGCGAGTATCTACGCCCAGGACACGCTTGGCTTCACCCTGCCGGAGCTGGTGCAGTTTTATCTGGCGCTGCAAACGATCGGCGTCGCCGGAGCGATCGGCTTCGGCTTTTTGAGCGACCGGATCGGGCCGCGGAAATCGTTGATACTGCTCTTGTCGCTCTGGAGTCTGGTAGGATTGGGCGCAGCCGCCGCCACGAGCAAAGAGTTCTTCTGGGCGGTGTCCTCGTTGGGCGCGCTCTGCCTGGCATCGGTCGGCGCGGTCAGCCGCTCGATGATCGCGCTCATGGTCGAGCCGGCGCAGCAGGCCGAGATCTTCGGCTTTTACGGCATCAGCGGCAAGTTCTCCTCCGCCGTCGGGCCGCTCGTGTTCGGCGCGATCTCGCATCTGAGCGGCAGCCAGCGGCTGGCAATGCTCGCCGTCGGTCTGCTATTTATCTTGGGATTGGCTCTGTTGCTCAGGGTCGAGGAGCCGGCGCCGAGGAGGGCCGGAGCGTCATGAGAGAGCCGACGTTGAGGGTCACGATGCTGCCGCGCGACACGAACGCGCGCGGCACGATTTTTGGCGGCGTCATCTTGAGCCACATCGACCTGGCCGGGGCGATCGCGGCGCGGCAGCACGCGGCGCGCGACTACGTGACCCGCTCGATGCACGAGGTCGGTTTTATCGCTCCGGTTTACATCGGCGACGTGGTGAGCTTTTATGCGGCGGTCGCGCGGGAGGGGAGAACTTCTTTGACGATTCGAGTGGAGGTCGAGGCGGAGCGCTTCAGCGAGCCCGGGCGCCGGGTGCGGGTCACGGAGGCGGAAGTGATCTACGTCGCGATCGACGGCAACGGCAAGGCGACGCCTATCAGGTGATGGATGAAACAGCGGGCGATTCTCATCGGCGTTTTTCTTTGGTGGTGTCTGGCAGCGGCGGATGGCGGAGCGGGGCAACATCACAAAATGGGACGAGTCGGCTGTCCGCACTGCGTGAACGACGGCTCCGAGGTCTCTCAATTGCTGCAGCAATTCGACGCGCTCTACGC
This window encodes:
- a CDS encoding acyl-CoA thioesterase, producing the protein MREPTLRVTMLPRDTNARGTIFGGVILSHIDLAGAIAARQHAARDYVTRSMHEVGFIAPVYIGDVVSFYAAVAREGRTSLTIRVEVEAERFSEPGRRVRVTEAEVIYVAIDGNGKATPIR
- a CDS encoding MFS transporter, whose amino-acid sequence is MIPAKTDRLGWLLYDFANNSFSVMIVTFVYPVYFKSVICAGLGNLGDLLWGVNGSISLVVVALLSPVLGAAADLSGKRKTFLVISAFLCIFLTAQLAWVGSGMIFWGMAVFIGANIAYQTGQVFYNAFLPDLAPPEEVGRLSGYGWAAAYAGGIAMLLLSIPFLKSGAPENARLVFLLTASFYLLFSLPAFLFLPSRAKQAGAAQTPAALFSAGLKQVKKTLSRLGEYRQLTRFLLAYFVYMEGVSTISFYASIYAQDTLGFTLPELVQFYLALQTIGVAGAIGFGFLSDRIGPRKSLILLLSLWSLVGLGAAAATSKEFFWAVSSLGALCLASVGAVSRSMIALMVEPAQQAEIFGFYGISGKFSSAVGPLVFGAISHLSGSQRLAMLAVGLLFILGLALLLRVEEPAPRRAGAS